A section of the Chryseobacterium ginsenosidimutans genome encodes:
- a CDS encoding glycosyltransferase family 4 protein, producing MTRLYKYFMSIKVILDADVIADFYKDNRTGIFRVTFEFFKELSKSRIIETSYAHLSLFNNETTTKEVDDFFAENSINIKGANNRIKRKFLPFRKEKLFRYFYNKMGIFNYKNIHFENVLKEADVFHSFYFPINDEIRKYPSLKKVVTIHDLIPILFPDLHFTSDLIKKIIASIGKDGYAICVSENTKRDLLKYAPHLNSDRVFVNLLAASESLFYVCKDEEKFNLIKEKYNLPDKYFLSVGTLEPRKNVDFVIRTFLKVIKENGIDDLGLVLVGAKGWDYDKIFNEYNNAQELKDKIIITGRVPDEDLASLYSHAHSFYYMSLYEGFGLPPLEAMQCGIATVTSNTSSLPEVVGDSGIMLNPKDETALSQTMLNLYLNESLREEYAKKGLERSKLFSWEKSVNELVTIYEKINNS from the coding sequence ATAAATATTTTATGAGCATAAAAGTAATTTTAGATGCCGATGTAATTGCGGATTTCTATAAAGATAACCGAACCGGAATTTTTCGGGTTACTTTTGAATTCTTTAAAGAATTAAGTAAAAGTCGTATTATAGAAACATCTTATGCCCATTTAAGTTTATTTAATAATGAGACGACTACAAAAGAAGTAGATGATTTTTTTGCTGAAAATTCTATAAATATAAAAGGAGCCAATAACAGAATTAAAAGAAAATTTTTACCCTTCAGAAAAGAAAAGCTTTTTAGATATTTCTATAACAAAATGGGGATTTTTAATTATAAAAACATACATTTTGAAAATGTTTTAAAAGAAGCTGATGTCTTTCACTCGTTTTATTTTCCTATTAATGATGAAATCAGAAAATATCCGAGTTTAAAGAAAGTCGTTACAATTCATGATTTGATACCGATTTTGTTTCCCGATTTGCACTTCACTTCAGATCTTATAAAAAAAATCATTGCAAGTATTGGAAAAGACGGCTATGCAATTTGTGTTTCCGAAAATACAAAAAGAGATTTACTTAAATATGCTCCTCATCTAAATTCTGATCGTGTTTTTGTTAATTTACTGGCAGCTTCAGAATCCCTTTTTTATGTTTGTAAAGATGAAGAGAAATTTAATTTGATTAAAGAAAAATATAATCTTCCTGATAAATATTTTCTGAGTGTAGGTACTTTGGAACCGCGTAAAAATGTAGATTTTGTAATTCGGACTTTTTTAAAAGTTATTAAAGAAAACGGAATTGATGATTTAGGATTGGTTCTGGTAGGCGCAAAAGGTTGGGATTATGATAAAATTTTTAACGAATATAATAACGCTCAGGAGTTAAAAGATAAAATTATAATTACAGGAAGAGTGCCGGATGAAGATCTTGCAAGCTTATATAGTCATGCGCATTCTTTTTACTATATGTCTCTTTACGAAGGTTTTGGATTGCCGCCTTTAGAAGCGATGCAATGTGGTATTGCAACTGTTACTTCAAACACTTCATCGCTGCCGGAAGTTGTAGGAGATTCCGGAATTATGCTGAATCCCAAAGACGAAACGGCATTATCTCAAACCATGCTGAATTTATATTTAAATGAATCCTTAAGAGAAGAATATGCTAAAAAAGGGTTGGAGCGCTCAAAGCTATTTTCCTGGGAAAAAAGTGTAAACGAACTTGTTACTATTTATGAAAAAATCAATAATTCATAA
- a CDS encoding glycosyltransferase family 4 protein, with amino-acid sequence MGIKRKIKNYIYLKNHYPLSEKTITTDENKKNILIVDSQIPTFDKDSASNRITEIAKFLAKHYNVYLMDWRKAIPKVESKKYIKNLNEHNVIVYTPFIGKYGIMKGKKHFINTLLPKLDFVWCHRPELFEHYLNFFRKEAPKAKIIYDMVDIHYLRMERGLEIKYDKVRAKELIHYKYIETELCKQADKIAVISDKEKEFMTAFVDKSKLFAVSNVHNLKVKPENMPPFEKRDGIFFIGTFLHDPNVDAVEILYNNIMPLVWKVLPDLKITIIGSEAPESIEKMNSDRFEIAGFVENIIPYYEKCFASVSPLRFGAGVKGKIGQALEYTLPVLTTEIGAEGMFLENGATALISGNEDYQKFADNIIEICTNESTWNTLHNNSEKAIYPFSIEAQKEEIFEMLQ; translated from the coding sequence AAAAGACCATTACGACGGATGAAAATAAAAAAAATATACTTATTGTAGATAGCCAAATCCCTACATTTGATAAAGATTCTGCCTCAAATAGAATTACGGAAATCGCGAAATTTTTAGCAAAACATTACAATGTCTATCTTATGGATTGGCGAAAAGCAATTCCAAAAGTAGAATCAAAAAAATATATTAAAAACTTAAATGAGCACAATGTCATCGTTTATACTCCGTTCATAGGTAAGTATGGCATTATGAAAGGTAAAAAACATTTCATCAATACTCTTCTTCCGAAACTTGATTTTGTTTGGTGTCACAGACCTGAACTTTTTGAGCATTATTTAAACTTTTTCAGAAAAGAAGCTCCAAAGGCAAAAATCATTTATGATATGGTTGATATTCATTATCTGAGAATGGAAAGAGGTCTTGAAATTAAATATGATAAAGTAAGAGCCAAAGAACTTATTCATTATAAATATATTGAAACCGAATTGTGTAAGCAAGCCGATAAAATTGCTGTAATCAGTGATAAGGAAAAAGAATTTATGACGGCTTTTGTAGATAAATCAAAACTATTTGCAGTGAGTAATGTTCATAATTTAAAAGTAAAACCTGAAAATATGCCGCCTTTTGAAAAGCGGGACGGAATTTTCTTTATAGGTACATTTTTACACGATCCTAATGTAGATGCTGTAGAAATTTTATACAATAATATTATGCCTTTGGTTTGGAAGGTTTTACCGGATTTAAAAATTACAATTATCGGTTCGGAAGCTCCAGAATCTATCGAGAAAATGAATTCTGACAGGTTTGAAATTGCAGGTTTTGTGGAGAATATTATTCCTTATTATGAAAAATGTTTCGCCTCCGTTTCACCTTTAAGATTTGGTGCGGGTGTGAAAGGCAAGATCGGCCAGGCTTTGGAATATACTCTTCCTGTGTTGACTACCGAAATTGGCGCAGAAGGAATGTTTCTTGAAAATGGAGCTACAGCTTTAATTTCAGGTAATGAAGATTATCAAAAATTTGCCGACAATATTATTGAAATCTGCACCAACGAATCAACATGGAATACGCTTCACAATAATTCCGAAAAAGCGATTTATCCGTTTTCTATCGAAGCGCAGAAAGAGGAAATTTTTGAAATGCTGCAGTAA